The stretch of DNA CAACCTTGTTACCATGGATAACGATATCATGGAAGATTATTCTGCCGGGCATATCAGTACCGAAGAAGCAACCGAACTCATTGAGAGCCTGAATGAACAGTTAGGAACATCGTCAATTCATTTTTATACTGGAATCAGCTATCGACATTTATTGGTGATTAACCATGGGCCTACGGATATTGAGACCACTGCGCCACATGACCTCACCGGGGAAGTCGCTACCGGAGACGGGCCTGAAGGTCCGGGAAGCGAGATCTTGGTCGAATTAATGGAGAAATCTGCCAAGATTTTCCATGACCATCCAGTCAATAAAAAAAGAATCCAAGAAGGAAAAAAACCGGCAACTATCATTTGGTTATGGGGACAAGGAAAAAATCTGCGTCTCGAAAATTTTAGCAATAAATATGGAAAAACAGGGGCAATTATAACTGCGGTTGACCTCTTAAAAGGCATAGGAAAATTAATTGGGTTCGATACTCCTGAGGTTCCAGGCGCAACAGGGTATCTTGATACGAATTACGAACAAAAAGTAGCCTACGCCGCCAAAGAACTTGAATCGAAGGACCTCGTCTATGTTCACATAGAAGCTCCGGACGAAGCAGGCCATCAAGGTACGGTTAACCTCAAAATAAAAGCAATAGAAGACTTTGACAAACACGTCGTCGGCCCGATGATTGAGATAGCAAAGCAGTATAGCAACTTCAAGATCTTACTCCTTCCTGATCACGGAACTCCTGTAAAAACGAAAACCCATTCGCCCCATCCTGTACCCTTTACAATCTATTCCTCCGAAGCCACACAGAGCGATGCAATAAAAGCATTTAATGAAATAGAAATAGTTAGAAGTACGTTAAAGATTGAAAATCCAGAAGAATTAATGGATCTGCTATTTAGCTAAGGACAGGGAAGTCTCTAATCTCTTTTCCCATTCGGTTAACGGCTGAGGATAATCCTCTCGATAATGGGCTCCCCGGCTTTCTGTTCTTTCAAGGGCAAAAGACACGATAAGCAATGCAACCTGAAGCATGTTCTGGACCTCACAAGTCATATAGTCCAAAGAACTAAAGTTAAACACCGAAGTCCATTCTAAAAGATCTTTTTTAGCTTTCGCTAAGCCATTTTCATTTCGAATAATTCCTATGTTTTTCCACATAATTGACTTAATCTGCCCCTTCATCACGAGAAGATCTTCCGGAGTAACTTTTTTAGTACTGATCCTTGGTTTGTACACAATAGGGATCAGTCGCCTGTTTTTGATATACTCAAGTAACGATAAAGCAGCCCTATGTCCGAAAACAAGCCCATCGAGCAATGAGTTAGAGGCCAATCGATTTGCCCCGTGAACCCCTACAGAAGAAACTTCTCCGGCAGCATAG from Candidatus Margulisiibacteriota bacterium encodes:
- a CDS encoding cofactor-independent phosphoglycerate mutase, giving the protein MKYIILLGDGMADELVNELGNKTPLEVAVTPNMDYLAQQGISGMVRTVPLGCKPGSDVANLSILGYDVKTSYTGRAPLEAASAGIELGPDDVAYRCNLVTMDNDIMEDYSAGHISTEEATELIESLNEQLGTSSIHFYTGISYRHLLVINHGPTDIETTAPHDLTGEVATGDGPEGPGSEILVELMEKSAKIFHDHPVNKKRIQEGKKPATIIWLWGQGKNLRLENFSNKYGKTGAIITAVDLLKGIGKLIGFDTPEVPGATGYLDTNYEQKVAYAAKELESKDLVYVHIEAPDEAGHQGTVNLKIKAIEDFDKHVVGPMIEIAKQYSNFKILLLPDHGTPVKTKTHSPHPVPFTIYSSEATQSDAIKAFNEIEIVRSTLKIENPEELMDLLFS